The following proteins are encoded in a genomic region of Coffea eugenioides isolate CCC68of chromosome 6, Ceug_1.0, whole genome shotgun sequence:
- the LOC113775958 gene encoding transcription factor bHLH35-like: MDDTWENMFLQTDELDSYLDESFSYYDSSSPEGAQSSAASKNIVSERNRRKKLNERLFALRAVVPNISKMDKASIIKDAIDYIQELHNQERMIQAEISELESKRSIFLDFDQEISYNSQPKRSRFEQTCDSAGSRSSPIEVLELRVSHMGEKTIVVSLTCSKRTDTMVKICEVFESLNLKIITANITAFSGRLLKTVFLEANEEEKDVVKIKIQTAIAALNDPDSPMSM, encoded by the exons ATGGATGACACGTGGGAAAACATGTTCCTCCAAACTGACGAACTGGACAG CTATTTGGATGAATCATTTTCATATTATGATTCAAGCTCTCCTGAAGGAGCACAATCATCGGCAGCATCAAAGAACATTGTTTCTGAGAGGAATAGGAGGAAGAAGCTGAATGAGAGGCTATTTGCACTTAGAGCTGTGGTCCCCAATATCAGTAAG ATGGACAAGGCTTCCATTATTAAAGATGCCATAGACTACATACAAGAATTGCATAATCAAGAGAGAATGATTCAAGCTGAAATATCAGAACTGGAGTCAAAGAGGAGtatatttcttgattttgatcaAGAAATAAGCTATAATTCCCAGCCAAAGAGATCAAGATTTGAGCAGACCTGTGATTCTGCAGGATCCAGATCATCTCCCATTGAAGTTCTTGAG TTAAGGGTATCTCACATGGGAGAGAAGACTATTGTTGTTAGCCTCACATGCAGTAAAAGAACAGACACAATGGTGAAGATCTGTGAAGTTTTTGAATCCTTGAATCTCAAAATCATTACAGCCAATATCACTGCATTTTCCGGCAGGCTTCTAAAGACAGTATTCTTAGAG gccaatgaagaagaaaaagatgttGTGAAGATAAAAATTCAAACTGCAATTGCAGCTTTAAATGATCCAGACAGCCCTATGAGCATGTGA